From Chromohalobacter canadensis, one genomic window encodes:
- a CDS encoding lysylphosphatidylglycerol synthase transmembrane domain-containing protein, which yields MARANALLLRLGVSGALIGLLAWRLDAQALRDAFVAPAPGWLWLALLISIPQVVLSAWRWRLTARRMGLTLSLRRAVAEYYAATFLNQVLPGGVMGDATRAWRHAQSSLDRARAWRAVVIERLSGQVMLLLIALAGLAAAPSLRDSLTEVLSRLGDSSWAGLAVGAAGLATLALWICRRPPAWLRHTLHDLEVALVASSVWLWQSLGSLGVVASYIAIYAIAARAIGADLALGTLLPLIPPVLMVMAIPLSVAGWGLREGAAALVWMGAGLDPAQGVAISLVYGAIVLVSSLPGAWLLCRRRPPRRDRHAPTQSDPLPSES from the coding sequence ATGGCCCGCGCTAACGCCCTGCTACTGCGCCTGGGCGTCAGCGGTGCCTTGATCGGCCTGCTCGCCTGGCGACTGGATGCCCAGGCACTGCGCGACGCCTTCGTCGCCCCCGCGCCGGGCTGGCTGTGGCTGGCGCTGCTGATCAGCATTCCCCAGGTCGTGCTTTCCGCCTGGCGCTGGCGCCTGACGGCCCGGCGCATGGGCTTGACGCTCTCGCTGCGTCGCGCGGTCGCGGAATACTACGCGGCCACCTTCCTCAATCAAGTCCTTCCCGGTGGCGTCATGGGCGATGCCACGCGTGCCTGGCGACACGCCCAATCGAGTCTCGACCGCGCGCGCGCCTGGCGTGCCGTGGTCATCGAAAGATTGTCCGGTCAAGTCATGCTGCTGCTCATCGCACTGGCGGGCCTGGCCGCCGCACCGTCGCTGCGCGACAGCCTGACCGAGGTCCTCTCTCGGCTGGGCGATTCCTCGTGGGCCGGACTCGCGGTGGGGGCTGCGGGGCTCGCCACGCTGGCACTCTGGATCTGCCGACGCCCGCCCGCCTGGCTGCGTCATACGCTGCATGATCTTGAGGTCGCCCTGGTGGCCTCGAGCGTCTGGCTCTGGCAATCCCTGGGCTCGCTCGGCGTGGTGGCGAGCTACATCGCGATTTACGCCATTGCCGCCCGAGCCATCGGCGCGGATCTCGCCCTGGGCACCCTGTTGCCCTTGATCCCACCGGTGCTGATGGTCATGGCGATTCCGCTTTCCGTCGCCGGGTGGGGGCTACGCGAGGGCGCCGCGGCACTGGTGTGGATGGGCGCAGGCCTGGACCCCGCGCAAGGCGTGGCTATCTCGCTGGTGTATGGCGCGATCGTACTGGTCTCGAGCTTACCGGGGGCGTGGCTGTTGTGCCGACGGCGTCCGCCGCGTCGCGACCGGCACGCCCCAACGCAAAGCGACCCGTTACCGAGCGAGAGCTGA
- a CDS encoding class I SAM-dependent methyltransferase, with protein sequence MNTAATFSDSWLARREHADQEARATSPTQAAGTWLATRCQAREARLVDLGSGSGANLRYLAPRLPGPQAWRLVDHDAGLLGHAVGRCQPLCDMDGTPIRLTTQQHDLNAFTTDWLTDVDLVTASALCDLVSAAWVEALAAACAQHRCAALITLSVDGDTRFCVDGADATDRDDAWLFATLAAHQHRDKGFGPALGTAAPQALSTAFSDREFRLVDAPSPWRLGPAQRPLALSLLDGWADAAREQAPEARARIDRWWQRRREALDQRRVDLYVGHRDVFAAPEPDHGPR encoded by the coding sequence ATGAACACGGCTGCCACCTTCAGCGACAGCTGGCTTGCGCGCCGCGAACATGCCGATCAAGAAGCGCGTGCCACGTCGCCGACGCAAGCCGCCGGCACCTGGCTCGCCACGCGCTGCCAAGCACGCGAGGCACGACTCGTCGACCTGGGCAGCGGCAGCGGCGCCAACCTGCGCTATCTCGCACCGCGTCTTCCCGGACCCCAGGCATGGCGGCTCGTCGATCATGACGCCGGCCTGCTGGGGCATGCCGTGGGACGCTGCCAACCGCTTTGCGACATGGACGGCACCCCGATTCGCCTGACCACCCAGCAACACGACCTGAATGCCTTCACGACCGACTGGCTGACAGACGTCGACCTGGTCACCGCCTCGGCGCTGTGCGATCTGGTCAGCGCCGCCTGGGTCGAGGCCCTGGCGGCGGCCTGCGCGCAGCATCGCTGCGCGGCCCTGATCACCCTGAGCGTGGATGGCGACACGCGCTTTTGCGTCGACGGCGCCGATGCCACCGATCGCGACGACGCCTGGTTGTTCGCCACACTGGCCGCGCATCAGCACCGCGACAAGGGCTTCGGCCCCGCCCTGGGAACGGCCGCGCCCCAGGCGCTCTCCACCGCCTTCAGCGACCGGGAGTTTCGGCTCGTCGACGCCCCAAGCCCGTGGCGACTGGGCCCTGCCCAACGCCCCCTGGCCCTGAGCTTGCTCGACGGCTGGGCCGACGCCGCACGCGAACAAGCCCCGGAAGCTCGCGCGCGTATCGACCGCTGGTGGCAACGTCGCCGCGAGGCGCTGGATCAGAGACGAGTCGACCTGTACGTGGGTCACCGCGACGTGTTCGCCGCACCGGAGCCGGACCATGGCCCGCGCTAA
- a CDS encoding glycosyltransferase family 4 protein, with protein sequence MSEALTLIVAGDPAQLTGGYVYDARIVAALRQRGWQVQVIGLDGRFPEPDGIARQALNDTLAALPNGTRVVIDGLAMGGLPEVVDAHAGRLTITALVHHPLADETGLGDAERERFTISETRALSAVRDVIVTSAFTARRLANFGVTAERLHVVEPGVERAPVARGNGDVPRLLCVATVTPRKGHDLLVEALATLTDLPWVCDCIGGLDRAPAHVEHVKARIAAHGLETRFNLLGERPAEALGAAYHGSDIFVLPSHYEGYGMVVSEALAHALPVITTTGGALAHTLPDDAGIKVPPGDAEALARALRDMLTDPARRRHWREGAGRQRAALRDWSQVGDAFAAALERGTT encoded by the coding sequence ATGAGCGAGGCGCTGACATTGATCGTGGCCGGCGACCCCGCTCAGTTGACCGGTGGCTACGTCTACGATGCGCGTATCGTTGCGGCCCTGCGCCAACGTGGCTGGCAGGTGCAGGTCATCGGCCTCGATGGACGCTTCCCCGAGCCCGACGGCATTGCCCGCCAAGCCCTGAACGACACCCTGGCGGCCCTGCCCAATGGGACTCGTGTCGTCATCGATGGCTTGGCGATGGGCGGCTTGCCGGAGGTCGTCGACGCGCACGCCGGCCGCCTGACGATCACCGCCTTGGTGCATCATCCACTCGCCGACGAGACCGGACTCGGCGATGCCGAACGCGAGCGCTTCACGATCAGCGAAACCCGTGCGCTATCGGCCGTGCGCGATGTCATCGTCACCAGTGCGTTCACAGCGCGCCGCCTCGCCAATTTCGGCGTGACGGCCGAGCGCCTGCATGTGGTCGAACCCGGTGTGGAACGTGCCCCGGTAGCGCGTGGCAATGGCGACGTACCGCGTCTGCTGTGCGTGGCCACGGTCACCCCGCGTAAGGGGCATGACCTTCTCGTCGAGGCCCTGGCCACCCTCACCGACCTGCCCTGGGTATGCGATTGCATCGGCGGCCTGGACCGAGCACCGGCGCATGTCGAGCACGTCAAGGCGCGCATCGCCGCTCATGGCCTGGAGACACGTTTCAACCTGCTTGGCGAACGTCCCGCCGAGGCGCTCGGCGCGGCCTACCACGGCAGCGACATCTTCGTGCTGCCCTCGCATTACGAAGGCTACGGCATGGTCGTCAGCGAGGCCCTGGCGCATGCCCTGCCCGTGATCACCACCACCGGCGGCGCACTGGCGCACACCCTGCCCGACGACGCCGGCATCAAGGTGCCGCCCGGCGATGCCGAGGCCCTGGCACGTGCCCTGCGCGACATGCTTACCGATCCGGCACGCCGCCGACACTGGCGGGAAGGTGCCGGACGCCAGCGCGCCGCGCTGCGCGACTGGTCCCAGGTGGGTGACGCCTTCGCCGCCGCGCTTGAGAGAGGCACGACATGA
- a CDS encoding 6-pyruvoyl trahydropterin synthase family protein: MFSLTVRDHFMIAHSFNGEIFGPAQRLHGATYVVDVAFKRPELDRDDLIVDIGLASQTLSHVLGELNFNNLDEVPEFQGRNTTTEFMAKVIFERLAHAIRNGELGETGHGLTGLGVTLHESHIAWASYEGAL, encoded by the coding sequence ATGTTCAGCTTGACCGTCAGAGATCACTTCATGATCGCGCACAGTTTCAACGGCGAGATCTTCGGCCCCGCGCAGCGCCTCCATGGCGCCACCTATGTGGTAGATGTCGCGTTCAAGCGTCCGGAGCTCGACCGTGACGATTTGATCGTCGACATCGGTCTGGCCAGCCAGACGCTGTCGCATGTCCTCGGCGAGCTCAACTTCAACAACCTCGACGAAGTGCCCGAGTTTCAAGGCCGCAACACGACCACCGAATTCATGGCCAAGGTGATCTTCGAACGCCTCGCGCACGCCATTCGCAACGGCGAACTCGGCGAGACGGGCCATGGGCTGACGGGACTCGGCGTCACGCTGCATGAATCGCATATCGCCTGGGCCAGCTACGAGGGGGCGCTATGA
- a CDS encoding zinc-dependent alcohol dehydrogenase produces the protein MHAANADAFWTLSPRHGEVRQHALPNRQAHELLIRTRYSAVSRGTESLVFQGKIPESEYSRMRAPFQEGDFPGPVKYGYANVGVVEEGPEAWCGREVFCLYPHQTRYIVPIEAIVPLPEDLPAARAILGANMETAINALWDAAPRIGDRITVIGAGVVGGLVAWLCRQIAGVRVQLLDIDADKAELAAALGVAFRHPHDAEGAQDLIIHASGNPAGLRSALPLAGYEAEIIELSWFGQDEVTLPLGEAFHSQRLTLRASQVGGVSPSRRARRSHSQRLQLALTLLRDARLDALIDGESDFADLPATLARLSTAHRPGLCHRIRYP, from the coding sequence ATGCACGCAGCGAATGCCGACGCCTTTTGGACGCTGTCACCGAGGCACGGCGAGGTCAGACAGCACGCCTTGCCCAACCGCCAGGCGCATGAGCTGTTGATCAGAACACGCTACAGCGCCGTCAGTCGCGGCACCGAAAGCCTGGTGTTTCAAGGCAAGATTCCTGAGAGCGAATACTCCCGCATGCGCGCCCCCTTCCAGGAAGGCGACTTCCCCGGCCCGGTCAAGTACGGCTATGCCAATGTCGGGGTGGTCGAGGAGGGACCGGAGGCTTGGTGCGGCCGCGAGGTCTTCTGTCTCTATCCTCACCAGACACGCTACATTGTTCCCATTGAGGCCATCGTACCCCTCCCCGAGGATCTGCCGGCCGCGAGGGCGATCCTCGGTGCCAACATGGAAACCGCCATCAACGCCCTGTGGGACGCCGCGCCACGCATCGGCGACCGTATCACCGTGATCGGCGCCGGCGTGGTGGGCGGTCTGGTTGCCTGGTTGTGTCGGCAGATCGCCGGCGTGCGCGTACAACTGCTGGATATCGATGCCGACAAGGCGGAACTGGCCGCCGCGCTGGGCGTGGCGTTTCGACATCCCCACGACGCCGAAGGCGCCCAGGACCTGATCATTCATGCCAGCGGCAACCCAGCCGGCCTGCGCAGCGCACTCCCCCTGGCGGGGTACGAGGCGGAGATCATCGAACTGAGCTGGTTTGGGCAAGACGAAGTCACGCTGCCACTCGGCGAGGCCTTCCACTCCCAACGCTTGACGCTGCGTGCCAGCCAGGTCGGCGGCGTGTCGCCCTCACGGCGTGCCCGGCGCAGCCACTCGCAACGTCTGCAATTAGCCTTGACGCTACTGCGTGACGCGCGCCTCGATGCACTCATCGACGGGGAAAGCGACTTCGCGGACCTGCCCGCAACACTGGCACGACTCAGCACCGCGCATCGTCCGGGGCTCTGCCATCGCATACGTTATCCCTGA
- a CDS encoding CDP-alcohol phosphatidyltransferase family protein, which yields MRDLSRPPQARRLAWAPGLPAIVELLVGLGLVGLLVEAVQWRLAAPRGLGWSVGGVYLGMALIILWAWPAARRWLGWANRVTLLRAVLIALLAGSMAFPAFMERHVFEMTWVALLALCLDGIDGWVARHTHSASDFGARFDMELDAFFIMVLCCALIVLDKLGGWVLVVGAMRYTFVAAGHAWTWLRRPLPPSLRRKAVCVCQVASLLVALLPWVSAFWAALCVGLALALLVFSFARDVAWLYRHRHMRI from the coding sequence ATGCGTGACTTATCGCGTCCTCCCCAGGCTCGCCGGCTTGCGTGGGCGCCGGGCTTGCCCGCGATCGTGGAATTGCTGGTCGGACTGGGCTTGGTGGGGCTGCTGGTGGAGGCCGTGCAATGGCGGCTGGCGGCACCGCGAGGGCTTGGCTGGTCGGTGGGGGGCGTCTACCTGGGCATGGCGTTGATCATCCTTTGGGCATGGCCGGCGGCGCGGCGCTGGCTGGGATGGGCTAACCGCGTCACCCTGCTGCGTGCCGTGTTGATCGCCTTGCTCGCTGGCAGCATGGCGTTTCCGGCATTCATGGAGCGCCACGTTTTCGAGATGACATGGGTGGCATTGTTGGCGCTGTGCCTGGACGGCATCGACGGTTGGGTGGCGCGTCACACGCATTCCGCCAGCGACTTCGGCGCGCGTTTCGACATGGAGCTGGACGCATTTTTCATCATGGTGCTGTGCTGCGCGCTCATCGTGCTCGACAAGCTCGGCGGGTGGGTGCTGGTGGTGGGAGCCATGCGCTACACCTTCGTGGCGGCAGGGCATGCATGGACATGGCTGCGGCGGCCTTTGCCGCCGAGCTTGCGCCGCAAGGCGGTCTGCGTATGCCAGGTGGCCAGCCTGTTGGTGGCGTTGCTGCCTTGGGTGTCGGCTTTTTGGGCGGCGCTGTGTGTTGGCCTGGCGCTGGCGCTGCTGGTCTTTTCCTTCGCACGCGATGTCGCATGGCTTTATCGCCACCGACATATGCGTATCTGA
- a CDS encoding helix-turn-helix domain-containing protein: MRDRVNQIQTHESWQKNLAVLIEHQRLRSFPAMLEAFLSTLCFFDTILLLTYKKSLRPILVHPSDPAEQSETLRQYINHAYVLDPLFHAIKNIASPGIVRLADIMPDSFKNTEYYQTCYQNFGLVDEINLLIRLDDEVTCAITLGRKASLESISRTELNALQEFYPVISALMRQFWQTQSDEFLQYGRSDGPMKRALRTFASGVLTQREREITDLILRGFSSQAIADHLTISVGTVKVHRKNIHTRLNTSTQAEIFTQFINHLNHLEEHH; this comes from the coding sequence ATGAGAGACCGCGTCAACCAGATACAAACCCATGAGAGTTGGCAGAAAAATCTGGCCGTACTCATCGAGCATCAGCGGCTGCGCAGTTTTCCGGCGATGCTGGAGGCCTTCCTGTCGACCCTGTGTTTCTTCGACACAATTCTGCTACTGACCTACAAGAAGTCGCTGCGACCGATTCTCGTCCATCCTTCCGATCCGGCAGAGCAGAGCGAAACCCTACGTCAGTACATCAATCATGCCTATGTACTCGACCCGCTTTTCCACGCCATCAAGAACATCGCATCGCCCGGCATCGTGCGGCTGGCCGATATCATGCCGGATTCATTCAAGAACACCGAGTACTATCAAACCTGCTACCAGAACTTCGGGCTAGTGGATGAGATCAACCTCTTGATCCGTCTCGATGATGAAGTGACCTGCGCCATCACACTCGGACGCAAAGCCTCTCTGGAAAGCATTTCGCGCACCGAGCTGAATGCCCTACAAGAGTTTTATCCGGTCATCAGCGCGCTCATGCGCCAGTTCTGGCAGACCCAGTCCGACGAGTTCTTGCAATACGGCCGCTCCGACGGCCCCATGAAGCGCGCGCTGCGCACCTTTGCCAGTGGCGTGCTGACTCAGCGTGAACGAGAGATTACCGACCTCATCCTGCGGGGCTTTTCTTCCCAGGCGATTGCCGACCACCTGACAATCAGCGTCGGCACGGTAAAGGTGCATCGCAAGAACATTCATACGCGACTGAACACCTCCACTCAGGCGGAAATTTTCACGCAGTTCATCAACCACCTGAATCACTTGGAAGAACATCACTAG
- a CDS encoding glutamine synthetase family protein, whose translation MRMATNKKQDKNRDLDLFITDLNGNLRGKRLPASGLSKVRKEGLKLPRSVMGFDFWGADVLANGLVFETGDSDGTCMPVTEEPIPVPWSEAPRDQMLAMMFNPDGTPFEADPRQVLKRMVDRFAEKGLTPVMATELEFYLMDAESEKTQRPIPPALADGKGRRLANNEGYSVEEMDGFEAFFADVREACQAQGIGADTIIAEMGPGQFEVNLNHVADPLSAGDQAILFKRLVRGVSRRHGYSATFMAKPYVEESGNGFHTHFSLLDRDGHNVFDDGTEQGSDLLRHAIAGLMQLMPESMLVFAPHLNSYRRFMSGAHAPTHASWGYENRTVALRVPESPNLARRIEHRVAGADANPYLVLASVLAGALHGMDNTLEPDAPVEGDAYAEENPQYPLPCEWQDAIRRFEQSERLREYLGEEFVRVYAQAKRQERRRLNERISDVEYEAYLGLL comes from the coding sequence ATGCGTATGGCGACGAATAAAAAACAGGATAAGAACCGCGATCTGGATCTCTTCATCACGGATTTGAACGGGAATTTACGCGGCAAGCGCCTGCCTGCCAGTGGGTTGAGCAAGGTCCGCAAGGAAGGGCTCAAGCTGCCGCGTTCGGTGATGGGCTTTGATTTCTGGGGCGCCGATGTTTTGGCCAATGGCCTGGTATTCGAGACCGGCGACAGTGATGGTACCTGCATGCCTGTCACCGAAGAGCCGATCCCGGTGCCCTGGTCGGAAGCGCCGCGTGACCAGATGCTGGCGATGATGTTCAATCCTGATGGCACGCCTTTCGAGGCAGATCCACGCCAGGTTCTTAAGCGCATGGTGGATCGCTTTGCCGAGAAGGGGTTGACGCCAGTGATGGCTACCGAGCTTGAGTTTTATCTGATGGATGCCGAGTCAGAAAAGACTCAGCGCCCGATTCCGCCGGCACTGGCAGATGGAAAAGGGCGCCGACTGGCCAATAATGAAGGTTATTCCGTTGAGGAAATGGATGGCTTCGAGGCGTTTTTTGCCGATGTCCGTGAGGCTTGCCAGGCGCAGGGTATCGGTGCCGATACCATCATTGCCGAGATGGGGCCGGGGCAGTTCGAGGTTAACCTCAACCATGTGGCCGATCCGCTGAGTGCGGGCGATCAGGCGATCCTGTTCAAGCGCCTCGTACGCGGCGTCTCCCGTCGTCACGGCTATTCGGCGACCTTCATGGCCAAGCCTTACGTCGAGGAAAGCGGCAACGGCTTTCACACGCATTTCAGCCTGCTCGACCGCGACGGTCACAATGTGTTCGATGATGGTACCGAGCAGGGCAGTGACCTATTGCGCCACGCCATCGCCGGGCTGATGCAGTTGATGCCGGAGAGCATGCTGGTGTTCGCGCCGCATCTGAATTCCTATCGTCGCTTCATGTCGGGCGCTCATGCACCGACGCATGCTAGCTGGGGCTACGAGAACCGGACGGTGGCCCTGCGTGTGCCGGAAAGTCCCAACCTGGCGCGGCGGATCGAGCATCGGGTGGCCGGTGCCGATGCCAATCCGTATCTGGTGCTGGCGTCCGTCCTTGCCGGTGCGCTGCATGGTATGGACAACACCCTCGAGCCAGATGCCCCGGTGGAAGGTGATGCCTACGCCGAGGAGAACCCCCAATACCCGTTGCCTTGCGAATGGCAGGATGCCATCAGACGCTTCGAACAGAGTGAGAGACTGCGGGAATACCTGGGCGAAGAGTTCGTGCGCGTATACGCGCAGGCCAAACGCCAGGAGCGCCGCCGTCTTAACGAGCGTATCTCCGATGTTGAATACGAGGCCTATCTGGGGTTGCTCTGA
- a CDS encoding glutamine amidotransferase-related protein, with amino-acid sequence MTLKIGILATGTTPDNLIETHGSYADMFVNLFGQAGYDFTFITFDVRDDIFPESADACDAWIITGSKSSVCDKTSWMARLKDLILEIYDTGRPIVGICFGHQIVAEAFGADVNQYPQGWGVGLHTYQLEKSVSELSALDGRFTLNAVHQDQVLSKPDQAEVIASSSFCPFAALQYDNRILTLQAHPEFNVAFETRLLQSRRDAPIPSTATDPALVELNEASAHTDSLQVAHWMAAFLQQGRRH; translated from the coding sequence ATGACGCTGAAAATCGGCATACTGGCCACCGGGACCACGCCGGACAATCTGATCGAAACACATGGCTCCTACGCCGACATGTTCGTTAACTTGTTTGGGCAAGCCGGCTATGACTTTACCTTTATTACCTTCGATGTCCGGGACGATATCTTTCCCGAATCAGCCGATGCCTGTGATGCCTGGATCATCACCGGCTCAAAATCCAGTGTCTGCGACAAGACGTCCTGGATGGCACGGTTGAAAGACCTGATTCTTGAAATCTACGACACCGGTCGTCCAATCGTGGGCATTTGCTTTGGGCACCAGATCGTGGCGGAAGCTTTTGGGGCCGACGTTAACCAGTACCCGCAAGGTTGGGGCGTGGGGCTGCACACCTATCAGCTGGAAAAAAGCGTGTCGGAACTGAGTGCTCTGGATGGCCGATTCACGCTGAATGCAGTGCATCAGGATCAGGTGCTGAGCAAACCGGACCAGGCTGAAGTCATCGCCTCTTCGTCGTTCTGTCCGTTTGCGGCGCTCCAGTACGACAACCGGATCCTGACCCTCCAGGCGCATCCGGAATTCAACGTGGCGTTCGAAACGCGGTTGCTTCAGTCACGTCGTGATGCCCCGATTCCGTCGACAGCGACCGACCCGGCGCTGGTCGAACTCAATGAGGCGTCTGCGCATACGGATTCATTGCAGGTCGCCCACTGGATGGCCGCTTTTCTGCAGCAGGGTCGGCGTCATTGA
- the aguA gene encoding agmatine deiminase has protein sequence MNDTSIATARRTATPAELGFSMPAEFAAHDACWMLWPQRPDNWRYGAKPAQAAFVAVAEAVAVSETVFVGVNDDQYENARNQLPSHIRVIELSSNDAWMRDVGPTFLTHPDGRLAMVDWEFNAWGGLNGGLYFPWDKDRRIRQKIAEVLGIERFITPLVVEGGAIHVDGEGTLITTEECLLNPNRNPDLDRAEIERLLCVYLGVEKVIWLPRGCFQDETDGHVDNLCCFVAPGEVALTWTDDDSDPQHAISHEALEILQAATDAKGRRLTVHKLPMPGPLTIAETEASGVDRLSSSRPRQPGDRMAGSYVNFYIGNSVVVMPKLDSTYDDEARIILERLFPDRRVVAVDAREILLGGGNIHCITQQQPRA, from the coding sequence ATGAACGACACATCTATCGCCACAGCGCGTCGCACTGCCACTCCCGCCGAGCTGGGCTTTTCCATGCCCGCCGAGTTCGCCGCGCATGACGCCTGCTGGATGCTCTGGCCACAACGTCCCGACAACTGGCGCTACGGTGCCAAGCCGGCTCAGGCGGCATTCGTCGCTGTCGCCGAAGCGGTCGCCGTGAGCGAGACGGTATTCGTCGGCGTCAACGATGATCAGTACGAGAACGCCCGTAACCAGTTGCCGAGCCACATCCGAGTGATCGAGCTTTCCAGCAACGACGCCTGGATGCGCGATGTCGGGCCGACCTTCCTGACCCATCCAGATGGTCGCCTGGCAATGGTCGACTGGGAGTTCAACGCCTGGGGAGGACTCAACGGAGGACTCTACTTTCCCTGGGACAAGGACCGCCGCATCCGCCAGAAGATCGCCGAAGTGCTTGGCATCGAACGCTTCATCACCCCGCTGGTGGTCGAGGGTGGCGCGATCCACGTCGACGGCGAGGGCACCCTGATCACCACGGAGGAGTGCCTGCTCAACCCCAACCGCAACCCCGACCTCGACAGGGCCGAGATCGAACGGCTGCTGTGTGTCTATCTGGGGGTCGAAAAGGTCATCTGGCTACCGCGGGGCTGTTTCCAGGACGAGACCGACGGCCACGTCGACAACCTGTGCTGTTTCGTCGCTCCCGGCGAGGTGGCGCTAACCTGGACCGACGACGACAGCGATCCGCAGCACGCCATCTCACATGAAGCCCTGGAGATTCTCCAAGCTGCCACCGACGCCAAGGGACGGCGGCTTACCGTGCACAAGCTACCGATGCCCGGCCCGCTGACCATCGCCGAGACCGAGGCCAGCGGCGTCGACCGGTTGAGCAGTTCGCGCCCACGACAACCCGGCGACCGCATGGCCGGCTCCTATGTCAATTTCTATATAGGCAACTCGGTGGTGGTGATGCCCAAGCTCGACTCTACCTACGACGACGAGGCACGAATCATTCTCGAGAGATTGTTTCCAGATCGCCGGGTGGTCGCCGTCGATGCCCGCGAGATACTGCTTGGCGGCGGCAACATCCACTGCATCACCCAACAGCAGCCCCGTGCCTGA
- a CDS encoding Na+/H+ antiporter NhaC family protein, whose protein sequence is MDTYGLWSLFPTLIVLIMAIVTRRTIESLMTGALVGMLMIDPTSVVNQASDTLLTVLGNDTVTWIILVCGLFGSLIALLVRTGGVLAFGDVMTRRIHGRRQGLLTTWLLGLAIFVDDYLNALAISASMKKITDRFKVSREMLAYIVDSTAAPICILVPFSTWAVFFAGLLEENDVTGSGMGLYIEAIPYMFYAWIAAAVVPLVAMGWIPAIGPMKKAELRASGGQVMPDGAEENALEVEDKGQRRPHLLNFLLPIASLIFFTWYFDIDILRGVIVALAVTLVLIFSQRLMSFHATFDTALEGFKSMLMPLGTLVAGFTLKEVNDGLGLTEYVIQTLQPLMTAQLLPAVSFVTMALLAFATGSFWGLFAVAMPIVLPLASSVHAEMPLVIGALISASAFGSHACFYGDSTVLSAQGSGCTPMAHALTQLPYALIAAFLATLVFLAVGYL, encoded by the coding sequence ATGGACACTTACGGACTCTGGAGCCTGTTTCCCACCCTGATTGTGCTGATCATGGCCATCGTCACCCGCCGCACCATCGAATCACTGATGACCGGCGCGCTGGTTGGCATGTTGATGATCGATCCGACAAGCGTGGTGAACCAGGCTTCCGACACGTTGCTCACGGTGCTCGGCAACGACACCGTGACCTGGATCATCCTGGTCTGTGGGTTATTCGGCAGCCTGATCGCGCTACTGGTGCGTACCGGCGGCGTGCTAGCCTTCGGCGACGTCATGACCCGCCGCATCCATGGCCGGCGTCAGGGGCTGCTGACCACCTGGCTCCTCGGCCTGGCCATCTTCGTCGACGACTACCTCAACGCCCTGGCGATCAGCGCCTCGATGAAGAAAATCACCGACCGCTTCAAGGTTTCGCGAGAGATGCTCGCCTACATCGTCGACTCGACCGCCGCGCCGATCTGCATCCTGGTCCCCTTCTCGACCTGGGCCGTGTTCTTCGCCGGACTGCTCGAGGAAAACGATGTGACCGGCAGTGGCATGGGACTTTATATCGAGGCGATTCCCTACATGTTCTACGCCTGGATTGCCGCCGCGGTGGTCCCCCTGGTAGCGATGGGGTGGATTCCCGCCATCGGCCCCATGAAGAAAGCCGAACTGCGCGCCAGCGGCGGTCAGGTGATGCCAGACGGGGCCGAGGAAAACGCCTTGGAGGTCGAGGACAAAGGCCAGCGCCGCCCTCACCTGCTCAACTTCCTGTTGCCCATCGCCAGCCTGATCTTCTTCACCTGGTATTTCGACATCGACATCCTGCGCGGGGTGATCGTCGCCCTGGCCGTGACACTGGTCCTGATCTTCAGTCAGCGCCTGATGAGCTTTCACGCCACTTTCGATACCGCGCTCGAGGGCTTCAAATCGATGCTGATGCCGCTGGGAACACTGGTCGCCGGCTTCACGCTCAAGGAAGTCAACGACGGTCTGGGACTCACCGAATACGTGATCCAGACCCTGCAGCCGCTGATGACTGCCCAACTGCTGCCGGCGGTGAGCTTCGTCACCATGGCTTTGCTGGCCTTTGCCACCGGCTCGTTCTGGGGACTGTTCGCCGTCGCGATGCCCATCGTTCTGCCGCTGGCGAGTAGCGTCCACGCCGAGATGCCACTGGTGATCGGCGCATTGATCTCAGCCAGCGCCTTCGGCAGCCACGCCTGCTTCTACGGCGACTCCACCGTGCTCTCGGCTCAGGGTAGCGGCTGCACGCCGATGGCCCATGCCCTGACTCAGCTTCCCTATGCGCTTATTGCCGCCTTCCTGGCAACGCTGGTATTTCTGGCGGTAGGCTATCTTTGA